One genomic region from Salvia hispanica cultivar TCC Black 2014 chromosome 2, UniMelb_Shisp_WGS_1.0, whole genome shotgun sequence encodes:
- the LOC125205025 gene encoding protein FAR1-RELATED SEQUENCE 7-like — translation MNRDELGNIMTVRTKPAALVVAKSNGHREDVGQSKMEPHVGLEFDTAEEAQEFYSSYATEVGFKIRIGQLYRSRVDGAVISRRFVCSKEGFQTNSRTGCPAFIRVQKVDSGKWVLANIKKEHNHDFEASGELCPPRIQRKTIPTPRSSSAGGASRTGIRSHEDDSPTGVVDMKRLKKEEMDGMVGPVAEPQKGLEFNTANEAYKFYYTYAASAGFRIRIGQLFRSKHDGSITSRRFVCSKEGHQHPSRVGCGAYMRIQRQESGRWVVDRLQKEHNHEFETPTDLSRTVTVASKGDYREEGSNMLENLDLVETNGGLSLVKRVSESNISSDWYTLLLEYFQSRQAEDTGFFYAVETREGKAMNVFWADSRSRFACTQFGDAIVFDTTHRRGSYSVPLASFVGVNHHRQPVLLGCALVADESEESFTWIFQAWLRAMSGHRPISMIADQDHTIQHSIAQVFPGTHHRFSAWQILAKEQENLGPLLSMYADFRYDYETCVFQSQTANEFDSAWDMLMDKYNLRDHSWFRDMYRMRKSWVPFYLKGTFFAGIPVDGSLKSYFGTILTAQTPPSEFIVRYEKALEQRREEERKEDFNTFNLQAVLHTKDPIEEQCRRLYTITMFKVFQKELLECYSYVGMKINVEGAISRYMVQKCGNSEERKTVAFNASNLNINCSCKMFEFEGVLCRHALKVLQIMNIRELPSRYVLHRWSKNAKYGILRDADSAGGPQDFKALMLWSLREESRNYIEAGAVSLERYKLAFEIMQEGRRNLCWQN, via the coding sequence ATGAATAGGGACGAGTTGGGAAATATTATGACTGTCAGGACGAAACCAGCAGCTCTAGTTGTTGCAAAAAGCAATGGCCACCGAGAAGATGTTGGGCAGTCTAAGATGGAACCGCATGTGGGGTTAGAGTTTGATACGGCTGAAGAAGCACAGGAGTTCTACAGTTCCTACGCTACCGAAGTCGGGTTCAAGATTAGGATTGGACAGTTATATAGATCCAGAGTTGACGGTGCTGTTATTTCTCGGAGATTTGTGTGTTCGAAGGAGGGGTTTCAGACCAACTCAAGGACTGGTTGTCCAGCTTTCATAAGAGTGCAAAAGGTAGATTCTGGGAAGTGGGTTTTAGCTAATATTAAGAAGGAGCATAATCACGATTTTGAAGCGTCTGGAGAACTCTGTCCACCTCGGATACAGAGGAAAACTATTCCAACTCCAAGGTCATCATCGGCTGGTGGGGCTAGTCGGACTGGAATCAGATCACATGAGGATGATAGTCCAACTGGCGTAGTTGATATGAAACGTCTCAAAAAGGAAGAGATGGATGGAATGGTTGGACCTGTAGCCGAACCACAAAAAGGGCTAGAATTTAACACTGCCAATGAAGCTTATAAATTCTACTACACTTATGCAGCTAGTGCAGGTTTCAGGATCAGAATAGGTCAGTTATTCCGTTCCAAGCATGATGGGTCGATCACATCTCGAAGATTTGTGTGCTCCAAAGAAGGGCATCAGCATCCTTCGAGAGTCGGCTGTGGAGCATATATGAGAATACAGAGGCAAGAATCAGGAAGGTGGGTTGTTGATCGTCTACAGAAGGAGCATAATCATGAATTTGAAACTCCTACAGATCTTAGTAGAACTGTCACCGTTGCATCAAAGGGGGATTACAGAGAGGAAGGAAGCAATATGCTGGAGAATTTGGATTTGGTAGAGACAAACGGAGGCCTGAGCCTTGTTAAACGTGTTTCAGAGAGTAACATCAGTAGTGATTGGTATACTTTGCTTCTTGAGTACTTTCAATCCCGGCAAGCGGAAGACACAGGATTCTTTTACGCAGTGGAAACACGTGAAGGCAAGGCAATGAATGTTTTTTGGGCCGATTCACGATCTAGATTTGCATGCACTCAATTTGGAGACGCCATTGTCTTTGATACGACACACAGAAGAGGTAGTTATTCAGTGCCATTGGCTTCATTTGTTGGCGTTAATCATCACCGTCAACCAGTACTACTTGGTTGCGCATTAGTAGCGGATGAATCTGAGGAGTCGTTTACTTGGATTTTTCAGGCTTGGCTTAGGGCAATGTCGGGGCACCGCCCCATTTCTATGATAGCCGATCAAGACCACACTATTCAGCATTCAATTGCTCAGGTTTTCCCGGGGACGCATCACCGATTTTCTGCCTGGCAAATCCTGGCTAAAGAACAGGAGAATTTAGGGCCATTACTCTCCATGTATGCTGATTTCAGATATGATTATGAAACTTGCGTCTTCCAGAGTCAGACGGCTAATGAGTTTGATTCTGCTTGGGATATGCTCATGGACAAATACAACCTCAGAGATCATTCTTGGTTCAGGGATATGTACAGAATGCGTAAAAGCTGGGTCCCTTTCTACCTCAAAGGAACATTCTTTGCCGGAATCCCCGTGGATGGGAGCTTAAAGTCATATTTTGGCACTATCTTGACGGCTCAGACGCCTCCCAGTGAATTCATTGTACGATATGAGAAAGCTCTGGAGCAGCGTCGCGAAGAGGAAAGGAAGGAGGATTTCAACACCTTCAATCTCCAAGCAGTTCTGCACACGAAGGACCCAATAGAAGAGCAATGCAGAAGGCTTTACACAATCACAATGTTTAAGGTCTTCCAGAAGGAGCTCTTGGAGTGCTATAGTTACGTTGGGATGAAGATAAACGTTGAAGGCGCCATCAGCAGATACATGGTGCAGAAGTGCGGGAATAGCGAGGAGAGGAAAACTGTTGCCTTCAATGCATCAAATCTCAACATAAACTGCAGCTGCAAgatgtttgaatttgaaggTGTTCTCTGCAGGCATGCTCTCAAAGTGCTCCAAATCATGAACATAAGGGAGCTCCCGTCGCGGTATGTCCTGCACCGGTGGAGCAAGAACGCCAAATACGGCATCCTCAGGGATGCGGACTCAGCAGGTGGTCCGCAGGATTTCAAGGCGCTGATGCTGTGGAGTCTGAGAGAAGAATCGCGGAACTACATTGAGGCAGGGGCGGTGTCTCTCGAGAGATACAAACTGGCGTTTGAGATCATGCAGGAAGGTAGGAGGAATCTCTGCTGGCAAAACTAG
- the LOC125205028 gene encoding protein ABCI12, chloroplastic has translation MYPALLVSHPRPPATAPPLRSLHSARNYAQLLLQRRSVALKPRIKCAEVSNDEIGGSKSWEKWLPRNLFGAEKVFGAISGATSSPIAQYISSPTTFLHSVDPRIKLAWLLAFVVLPAKADMTVRVGVVVYLALLSVWVQPTEVWKDQLGRVTLLCGILFVLLGLSTDSAPSLLRSRSPPSSVTGLPNLAASYEGYKYVIMKFGPLQLTSKGLSAATTAACLTFTIFQSASLCLTTTTSEQLAFALQWFILPLKNCGVPVAEVILTLLLSLRFINLVFDEVRNVALGIVSRRIQWEQLTTLETVDVFFTYIRRIFKNVYSHAEQISQAMIVRGFRGDCNSYRIFLSAGSSTKIANIISCSCLIGLVCATTLPRF, from the exons atgTATCCGGCGCTCCTCGTCTCACACCCTAGACCTCCAGCGACAGCACCACCTCTTCGCTCACTCCACTCCGCCAGAAATTACGCACAATTGCTGCTGCAGCGCCGCTCCGTAGCACTCAAACCTCGAATTAAATGTGCAGAGGTTAGTAATGATGAAATTGGGGGCAGTAAGAGCTGGGAAAAATGGCTGCCCCGTAATCTGTTTGGTGCGGAGAAAGTGTTTGGAGCAATATCAGGGGCTACCTCCAGTCCCATTGCTCAATACATATCTTCTCCCACCACTTTCTTGCACAGCGTCGACCCTAGAATCAAGCTg GCATGGCTGCTCGCGTTTGTAGTTTTACCAGCGAAAGCAGATATGACGGTGCGTGTGGGGGTGGTAGTCTATCTAGCCCTGTTGTCTGTGTGGGTTCAGCCGACTGAGGTGTGGAAG GATCAATTGGGGAGAGTGACTTTGCTCTGTGGTatcttgtttgttttgttgggGTTAAGCACCGACAGTGCACCTTCCCTTTTACGATCGAGAAGCCCACCATCTTCAGTGACGGGATTACCAAACCTTGCCGCATCTTATGAAGGTTATAAATATGTGATAATGAAGTTTGGGCCGTTACAGCTGACAAGTAAAGGCTTGTCAGCTGCTACTACCGCAGCTTGTTTAACATTCACT ATCTTCCAAAGTGCTAGCCTTTGCTTGACAACCACAACATCAGAGCAGCTTGCATTTGCTTTGCAATGGTTTATTCTTCCTTTGAAGAACTGTGGTGTCCCAGTGGCTGAAGTCATTCTAACTCTACTACTCTCGTTAAGATTCATCAATTTGGTATTCGATGAG GTTCGCAATGTGGCCCTGGGTATTGTATCTCGTAGGATTCAATGGGAGCAGTTAACAACACTTGAGACAGTAGATG TTTTCTTCACATACATCCGAAGGATCTTCAAGAATGTCTATAGCCACGCAGAGCAGATAAGCCAG GCAATGATCGTTAGAGGTTTCCGTGGAGACTGCAACTCTTATCGCATTTTTCTGTCAGCCGGCTCATCTACAAAGATTGCTAATATAATTTCTTGCTCTTGCCTCATCGGCCTTGTATGTGCCACCACTTTGCCAAGATTCTAG
- the LOC125205026 gene encoding mitogen-activated protein kinase 15-like has translation MQSDHRKKSVDVDFFTQYGEGSRYKIEEVIGKGSYGVVCSAYDTRTGEKVAIKKINDIFEHVSDATRILREVKLLRLLRHPDIVEIKHILLPPSRREFKDIYVVFELMESDLHQVIKANDDLTPEHYQFFLYQLLRGMKYIHTANVFHRDLKPKNILANADCKLKICDFGLARVAFNDTPTAIFWTDYVATRWYRAPELCGSFFSKYTPAIDIWSIGCIFAELLTGKPLFPGKNVVHQLDLMTDLLGTPPPETIARIRNEKARRYLSSMRRKKAIPLSHKFPNADPFALRLLQRMLAFDPKDRPSAEEALADPYFRNLARVEREPSAQPVTKMEFEFERRRITKDDVRELIYREILEYHPKMLKEHLDGAEPTSFMYPSAVDKFKKQFAFLEEHWRNGGTAPAPPAERQQSSSLPRPSVLYSGNANPSMSEVANELSRCSIKDVEKPHADRSYAIPMTRLPLQVPENNIQARSATRPGKITGPAPRYNNYGAALPPAPVDPNEQRRTTRNPTMHPQYIAPNPSYPRKHAPCKAEDGEGAMGEGPNALQRKQELYMSRKVAAAQGGAGSLWY, from the exons ATGCAATCTGATCATCGGAAAAAG TCCGTAGATGTGGATTTCTTCACACAATATGGTGAAGGAAGCAGATACAAAATCGAGGAAGTAATAGGGAAAGGTAGCTATGGTGTCGTCTGCTCAGCATATGATACACGTACAGGGGAAAAGGTTGCAATCAAGAAGATAAATGACATATTCGAACATGTCTCCGATGCCACACGGATTCTTCGTGAAGTTAAGCTTCTTAGACTTCTCCGACATCCAGACATTGTGGAGATCAAGCATATTCTGCTGCCCCCGTCTAGAAGAGAGTTCAAGGACATTTACGTAGTGTTTGAGCTGATGGAGTCCGATCTCCACCAGGTCATCAAAGCCAACGACGACTTGACTCCAGAACATTACCAATTCTTCCTATATCAGCTTCTTCGTGGCATGAAATATATTCATACAG CTAATGTATTTCATCGTGACCTGAAGCCCAAAAACATCTTGGCAAATGCCGACtgcaaattgaaaatttgtgattttggcCTTGCTAGAGTGGCCTTCAATGATACTCCAACTGCAATATTTTGGACG GATTATGTTGCAACAAGGTGGTATAGAGCTCCGGAATTATGTGGATCCTTTTTCTCCAAG TATACACCTGCGATTGATATTTGGAGCATTGGCTGTATTTTTGCTGAACTTTTGACTGGGAAACCTCTCTTCCCCGGAAAAAACGTTGTTCATCAATTAGACCTCATGACTGATTTGTTGGGAACTCCACCTCCTGAAACCATAGCAAGG ATAAGAAACGAGAAGGCTCGTAGGTACTTAAGCAGTATgagaaggaagaaggcgaTTCCTTTGTCTCACAAGTTCCCGAATGCTGATCCCTTTGCTCTCCGTCTCTTACAAAGAATGCTCGCTTTTGATCCCAAGGACCGACCTTCTGCTGAGGAG GCTCTTGCAGATCCATACTTCCGGAACTTAGCtagagtagagagagaacCTTCTGCACAACCGGTCACCAAAATGGAATTTGAGTTTGAGAGGAGAAGGATCACGAAGGATGACGTTCGAGAGCTGATATACCGCGAGATTCTTGAGTATCACCCGAAGATGTTGAAAGAGCATTTGGATGGAGCAGAACCTACGAGCTTCATGTATCCAAG TGCTGTCGACAAGTTCAAGAAGCAATTTGCGTTTCTTGAGGAGCATTGGAGAAATGGAGGTACTGCTCCTGCTCCGCCTGCTGAGAGACAGCAATCTTCGTCTTTGCCTAG GCCTTCTGTACTGTATTCGGGTAATGCTAATCCAAGTATGAGCGAAGTTGCCAACGAACTCTCCAGGTGCTCCATTAAAGATGTCGAGAAGCCACACGCTGATCGCTCGTATGCAATTCCAATGACGCGGTTGCCTCTCCAAGTTCCCGAAAATAATATCCAAG CAAGGTCTGCCACAAGACCGGGTAAGATCACCGGCCCCGCACCACGATACAACAACTACGGAGCGGCACTGCCACCAGCACCGGTAGACCCAAACGAACAGCGCAGAACGACGAGAAATCCCACTATGCATCCTCAATACATCGCTCCTAACCCTTCGTACCCGAGGAAGCACGCTCCCTGCAAGGCCGAAGACGGAGAAGGCGCCATGGGTGAAGGGCCTAACGCGCTGCAGCGCAAACAAGAGCTCTACATGTCAAGAAAAGTTGCTGCTGCCCAAGGCGGAGCCGGAAGCCTCTGGTACTAA